The Aphanothece sacrum FPU1 genome window below encodes:
- a CDS encoding FAD-dependent oxidoreductase, whose amino-acid sequence MSLDYDLVIIGNTPEASYAALEAVKLKARVAWVLGEKETNTYTEIDRCTFSYLTQLDKQWQILTKWNLNTQLISNLNLTQIKYWTNQVKQDIQEAYSLSNLASAGVDIITESGEFCRLPNLGFIVKNRTLRSRYYLLATGSIFSIPDIEGLAEVDYLTPETLELDKLSNNLIIFSQTPAGIELAQNLNRIGKQITLIVENHNILPQEDTDAVKLIQSQLEAEGIKLLINCPIIQIKEIDHKKWIQAGNKAIEADEIILVTNQQPNIKGLNLEGVKVAIKIHRVIVNKKLQTTNPKIYSFGNIIREYSLSNIAQYEANIIIKNTLFYPFFKVNYKTVPIAIITNPSLARVGLTETQARQQYKNDIIIIKQNFNTLSKANIMGETTGFCKIITRRNGIIIGGHIVGIQSDELINLIALAMKNNIKIQQLSKILPPYTAVSNILFELSRHWQYQRFKNNKTLNYWLETLLFWRRKWLK is encoded by the coding sequence ATGAGTTTAGATTATGATTTAGTTATTATTGGTAATACTCCAGAAGCGTCTTATGCTGCACTAGAAGCAGTAAAACTTAAAGCGCGAGTTGCTTGGGTATTAGGAGAAAAAGAAACAAATACTTATACAGAAATTGATCGCTGTACTTTTAGTTATCTAACTCAATTAGATAAACAATGGCAAATTTTAACAAAATGGAATCTTAATACTCAATTAATCTCTAATTTAAACTTAACTCAAATTAAATATTGGACAAATCAAGTAAAACAAGACATCCAAGAAGCCTATTCTCTCTCTAATTTAGCCAGTGCAGGAGTTGATATAATTACAGAATCAGGGGAATTTTGTCGTCTACCTAACTTGGGGTTTATTGTTAAAAATAGAACCTTGCGATCGCGTTATTATTTACTAGCAACAGGATCAATTTTTAGTATTCCTGATATTGAAGGATTAGCAGAAGTTGATTATTTAACACCTGAAACATTAGAATTAGATAAACTTTCCAATAACTTAATTATCTTCTCACAAACTCCTGCAGGAATTGAATTAGCCCAAAATTTAAATCGGATAGGAAAACAAATTACTTTAATAGTTGAAAATCACAATATTTTACCCCAAGAAGATACAGATGCAGTTAAACTAATTCAATCACAATTAGAAGCAGAAGGAATTAAATTATTGATTAATTGTCCCATTATTCAAATCAAAGAAATTGACCATAAAAAATGGATTCAAGCAGGAAATAAAGCTATTGAAGCAGATGAAATTATTTTAGTAACCAATCAACAACCTAACATTAAAGGATTGAATTTAGAAGGAGTAAAAGTCGCAATTAAAATTCATAGAGTTATTGTCAATAAAAAGCTACAAACTACTAATCCTAAAATTTATTCTTTCGGCAATATTATAAGAGAATATTCTTTATCAAATATAGCTCAATATGAAGCTAATATTATCATCAAAAATACTTTATTTTATCCATTTTTTAAAGTTAATTATAAGACAGTTCCTATTGCTATTATTACTAATCCTTCCTTAGCAAGAGTTGGGTTAACAGAAACTCAAGCAAGACAACAATATAAAAATGATATTATAATTATAAAACAAAATTTTAACACATTATCTAAAGCGAATATAATGGGAGAAACTACCGGATTTTGTAAAATAATTACCCGTCGTAATGGTATAATTATTGGAGGACATATAGTAGGAATTCAAAGCGATGAATTAATTAATCTCATTGCTTTAGCCATGAAAAATAATATCAAAATTCAACAATTGTCTAAAATATTGCCACCCTATACTGCTGTTTCTAACATTTTATTTGAACTATCTCGTCATTGGCAATATCAAAGATTCAAAAATAATAAAACATTAAATTATTGGTTAGAAACCTTACTATTTTGGCGTAGAAAATGGTTAAAATAA